TTCCACGAGGACGGGAACCTGCGCGACCGCCGAGCGGATCACCTCGGGGAGCGACTCCAGCACCTTGTCGAGGATCGCGCGGAAGTCCGCCGCGGTCGTCCGCACGGGAAGGGGGTATTCGCGCGGGGCAAGCTCGTGCGCGCGGGCGAAGAGCTTGTCAGCGTCCGCGAACTCGCCGCGCGCCTCGAGAATCCGGGCCTCGAGATCGACGCGCTCCGGATCGTCCTCCTCGGTCGTGGCAGGGGTCAGGGCGCGCACGTAGCGCAGCGCCTCGGCGGTCCGCCAGAGCATCTCGAGGGCTTCGACCCTGCCCAGCGCGGCGCCCCAGTGCTCGGGATCCGCCTGGAGCGCCTGCTCGAACAATTGGAGGGCGCGCTCGTACTCGCCTGCCTCGAGCGCCTTGTCCCCCTCGTCGATCAGAGCGTCGACGGTGGGCTCGGGGGCCATCGAAACCTGCCTAGGAGCCTTCCGGGGCCGGGTTGTCGGCGGCGGTGGCGCGGATGGTGTGGTCGAGGAGCGTGTCGACGTCGTCCAGAACGGGATTCAGCTTCTCCACCTCCGACCGGATCGCGTCCATGTCAGTCGAGTTGACCCACTGGTTGATCGACGTGAGCATCCTCCGGCCCGACGCAAGCTCGATCGCCAGGTGCTCCCGGTCGACGAGGTTCATCGCCGAGGATTTCGCCCAGATCTCGTCGAAGCGGGTGCTGATCCCCTGGAGGCTGCGCGACACGCCGTCGATCTCGCCCGCGGCGACGGCGCGGTTGAGCCCGGCCCGGTTGTCCGCCAGGGCCTGCTTCAGCTCTTCGAACTCCTTGGGCGAGCCGCCCTTTCCCGCCAGCGTCTGGCAGGAGCAGAGCGAGAGCGCGAGGACGCCCGCGAGGGCTAGAGCAGGTAGACGATCGTGAACACGCATATCCACACCGCGTCGACGAAGTGCCAGTACCAGGAAGCGGCCAGGAACGGGAAGTGCTGCTCCGGCGTCATGAGGTTCCGGATCCCGGCCCCGTAGACCACGTTCAGGAAGATGATCCCGACCAGCACGTGGAGGCCATGGAATCCGGTGAGCATGAAAAAGGTCGTGCCGAAGATGGTGCTCTTCACGTTGAATCCCAGGCCGTTCAGAAATCCGTACTCGTAGGCCTGGCCGCACAGGAAGAGCGCGCCGAGAAAGATCGTCATGAGGAGCGCGGCGATCATCCCGTCCTTGCGGCCCTTCTC
The DNA window shown above is from Candidatus Eisenbacteria bacterium and carries:
- a CDS encoding tetratricopeptide repeat protein codes for the protein MAPEPTVDALIDEGDKALEAGEYERALQLFEQALQADPEHWGAALGRVEALEMLWRTAEALRYVRALTPATTEEDDPERVDLEARILEARGEFADADKLFARAHELAPREYPLPVRTTAADFRAILDKVLESLPEVIRSAVAQVPVLVEAKPTAAIAERAPHITPEVLGLFVGTTVGEMVVAPSGYPNVVLLYQRNLERAGRSRSEVSKEIKITLLHEYGHYLGFDEEELEHLGLG